In the genome of Phacochoerus africanus isolate WHEZ1 chromosome 5, ROS_Pafr_v1, whole genome shotgun sequence, the window CCACCGATGCTCTGCTCCATCCAGTCCAGAGCCCGTGCGCGCCGCTGATGAACCCCTTCTGGCAGGAGAACGTGACGGTCAGCGACTCGAGTCGACAACTTCTCAGTGAGTCCggggagggtgggatgggggagaaTCCCGGGCTGGGCACCAGTTTCGGAGCTTTTCTCCAAACAGCAGTCGGGGGCACCGCGAaggagggggcggcggggggcggccTGTGACACCTGCGGAAGAGGGGGATGCTGTAGGCAGCAGGGGGCGGAGCCCTCTTGCTCCACCCGGAACGCTGTGTGGTTGAGGATGCTTTCTGTGCACCGGGCACCGTCCTGCTGCTGAAGCTCCAGGCCCGGCGCTCAGGGGGCTCAGGGGCTAGCCGGAGAGATCAAGGTGGCAGTGCGCAGTTCCATTTCAGAGTGACAAGCAGCACGAGGGAGGGTGGCTGGGAGCCGGAGGAGCCACCTAAACCAGCCCGAGGAACTGACTGTGGCAGAGAGAGGAGGTTATCCCAGAGACCAGAAGGCACACCCCACGTCAGCCTCCACATCCTCGGTGCTGAGACCAAGCGCTCGGCAGTAGCACGGATGCAGTAAATATTTGCCGAATGATTCAAGGGAGGCAATCAGGAGGCAGAGGactgtcccctctccccagggGCCCTGTGTCTGTTGTTCATGGCTGacttcccagtgcctggcacagtgcttgCCACTCAGTCATGACGTGAGGGCTGAATGCATGAAAGCAAACAGGCTAAATAAATacgggaggaagaagggaaagaaaagggcgGGGTCCTTCAcggaggctggaggctggccaGACACAGAGCTGAACACCCTCCatctatgttttcatttaatCCCCTCTGCCTCCCTACAAAGATATGGCCATCAGcatcttcatctttttttgcttgcttgcttgtttgttttcttcttagggctgcatccgccAGCATaatgaagttccctggctaaggggtcgaattggagccatagttgCAATTGTGTCATAGCTGCAATCGAATtgtgccagccaacgccacagccagagcgacgccagatccaagctgcatctgtgaccacacaccacagctcttggcaactctggatccttaacatgctgagcagggccagggatggaacctgcatcctcactggatactagttgggtttgttcctgctgagccacaacgggaaccccccctctttatttttccaatgaggaaagtgaggtccagagagggaCTGAGAAAGGATCTGATGAGGAGATGAGAACTGGGTTCCATAGACCCTGAAAAGCATGGGCAGTTTTTCACAAGCTTATTTGAGGCTTGCTGGGTGTGACTCTTAGAATAAAGacaagttcctatcatggctgaCGAGGGCTGCCAGGGTCCTTCTTtgactcccctctcccctttgcaCTTTCCTCTCTGGCTGTGCTGGCTCTGGGCCGGTTCCTGGTACGTGCCAGGTTTCCTCCTGCCACAGGGACTTTGCACGTGCCATTGCCGCCGCTTGGCCTTTCCCCACTACCATCCTGCCAGCTTGACTTGGTCAGCTCCAATGCACGGTACAGGTTGTGTGACATTTTTAGAGTTAAAATCTGACTCTCTCATCAGACCctgagctccatgaaggcagggaccatgtctcTTGTCACAGCAGGATTCCCAGTATTTAGCCCAGAGCCCGGCATGAGCCAAGGTTTGCCGAGCAGATGTTGAAAGTGAATGCAAACTCTGTTATTTAGAGGTGGAACTCAAtccatatttgttgaatgaaccaGACTTTTGCTAAAGTCTAGCAGTGTGCTAGAAAATTTTTGACAACTGATGGCTGGGGGGATGGGATCGTCTTGATTTGTGGCATTTGCCCATTTCTGTGGTGTAGATATTCCTGCCACTGTCCATTTCTAGCTGCCAATATGATGTCAGCTGGCTCCCCCAATTCTTGAAAACTTAACAAGTGACTCTGATACAGTCCAGCTTCAGCACATTGCTGCATGAAGTCCCATTGAAGGAGAAAGCCCTGAAGCACTTGGGAACATGAGGGAACTGAGGAAAGGAAGTGGGCTCCTGGATTCTGTCCCCTCCCCGCAAAACTGTACCAGGAGGAACTTAGGGCGTTCTCAGAGCATCGtttcaagaaaaatcaaaaattctTGCCCATGAAGTGAGATGGGGGTCCAATCCCAGCTCAGACCCTACCAGGACCCTCTGTGATCCTAGGATAAGTGTCTTaacctctccgagcctcagtttccacatctatcAAAATGGGACATCAAATCCATGAGACAGTGTGGCCAGGATTCTGCAAAGTAGCTGAAAAAACTGACCTTACCTGGGGCCTCGTTTAGTGCCTGGTCGTTGTGGGATCTGTTGCAGGAAAGAATGATTTGATAGAAAAGTGCTAGACACGCAAcggctcaataaatgctagttcTCTTTGCCATTCCTTCCAGCCTCTTTTAGAGGCTGTCCCATCTGTGGCCCTTTGCTGGGCTAGGTGCTGACATTCAGCCCACTTGTCATATCAATGTGTAAATTGGATGGCTAACCACAGTCAGCACTGGCCTCTTTGCGAAACTAGATAATGTCCCAATCCTTTGTGGTCCAGGATtctgaaaaacaagcaaaactcaCACCCAGAGTCTGCTCATCTCTCACCCTTGAACCTAGATCTAAGCCCCAGCTTCTCCACCAACTAGGGGCATGGCCTTGGGGAGATTCCTATACCCCTCAGAGCCTTAGTTCCCTCCTGGGCAAAAGGCAGATAACTGTCATAAGGATATTTTGAGGGTGAAATGGGAGGGTGCCTTTGGAAGCCTCATGCTGTGTCTGGCTCCTGGAAGTGTGCTTTTAAGTATAAGCTGCTATTATTACCACCATATCATCCACCACAGAGAGGAGACCACCCCTTCAGACCATGTGCTCACTGCAAATCACCCCCAGAGAGGGCTTTTCCCCAGAATTTCTTTATCCCCAGTATTTTGAATGTTGTCCAAGTTCTCTTATTAAAGggaaatgtttcatttcttttatgatcTGCTGCAGAGCTGAGAGAGGAGGGAAGCCAGGTGACAAGCAGCATGTTTTGCGAGTCAGGCTTCTAGACAAATCctcgggtgtgtgtgtgtgtgtgtgtgggaagaACTATTGATTTTCCCTCCAAGAAAATCCAAGCAGGCAGCCCATTTCAGTACCCAATAAAAATCGACCTTGCTTGGATGTTTTGTCTTCTTGATTAGCTCTGGGTTCCTTAGTTGGGGACTAGAATTATTTTTGGCAGAGGTGGGGGGGATGTCATCAAATTTGACACAGTTTAGATAAAGGAGCCACAGTCTAGAACCAACCAGGCTAGCCAGGAGTCTTGGTGGCAAGCAACAGAAACTCAAGTCATACCCAGTGAAACAAGAAGGAATTGCTGGTCCATGTAAGTGAAAAGCTCCAGCCTAGTGGGATCCAGAGAGCAAAACTcaaatttctttcctctcctctctgggcTTTGCTTCTGGTTGGGTTTTGCTTTCAAGGAAATCCCCTCTACTCTTAGCAACCCAAGCAGAAGTAGACTGTTGCCCAAGAATTCTCCAAAACTTCCAGGGAGGTGTGTCATTGGACCAGATGGGATCACatgcccagatctgagccaatcACTGCAGCTGAGAAGATGGAATGTGCTGATTGGCAAGGCTGAGCCATGTGCAAGGTATGGGGGTGGAGTCAGCCTCATTAGATAAGGTTTCCCAGcttcttaccagctgtgtgacttctgGTCACTTGCTTCCATAGATAAATGGGCTGCTTTGAGATGAATGAGATCATATAAGCAAAGCACCCAGCACAGGCCACCACTCAAAGCAGGAGGTCAGTCACTATCTCCCTCTTCTgactccctgagcctcagtcttctcatctgtgaagtggagcTAATCATTGCAAAGGCACCTGTTTGCTTAGTGTTAGGGATGAAACATGAGGAAATGGTGGGGTCCTTGCCACATCAAGCTTAGGGTCTAGTGCAGGAGACAGGTTGTGGACATATGGACCAATAAGTCAACACAAAATGGCTTCAAATTGTAGTAGGTGTGACAATATAAAACAAAGGCACATCATCAAAGGCAGTGGGGACCACTTTCAGTGGAGTGGTTGAAGGGCAATGAAAAtaacactcaggagttcccgttgtggctcaggggtaatgaatctgactaggatccatgaggactcgggttcgatcctggccccactcaatgggttaaggatcggtgttgctgtgagctgtgatgtaggttgcagacatggctgggatccggtgttgctgtggtgtaggctggcagctgcagttccaatttgacctctagcctgggaacatccatatgccgaggttTCAGCCCTAAAAGACCCAAAAACCCTCCatagaaactaaaaacaaaagtcaGTGCTTACAAAATCGGTGCTGTGTGCCAGACCCTGTCCTGAGCCCTTTACATGTTTCAATTCAATCTTTACAGAAGTTCCATGAGGCAGGTACTGTTATCATCCCCCTcacttttcaaatgaggaaaccgaggcacagagaggttaggtaagtTACCAAAGTTTGTGCAGTCACTGGgcaagctgagatttgaacccaggcagttcCTACTCTTTCAGATTGATGCGACACCAAGTGTAATTTCGGTATAAAGGGAGTCCATGGCAGCCCACAGGGAAGGTTCCTAGCCTGTTTGTTTCTTAGGTTCAGAGTCCTGCTCTCCAACACTGTCTCCCTTagtgtttccttgtttttttctaagAAGAATGTTATCAGGTGCATATCGCTATAAAACACGCCCCAGGAGGACTGCCCTAGAGGCTGGATTTCTCCTGAGCATGGCTGATGGAACTACCTGTGACCCCTGCCCATCTCTCCAGGTGCAAGAGATATCTTCTGCTTTGGAGTCTTGGCACATCCTGTCCCCTCTTTTGGGAACACCGTTCCCACCTCTCAGCTCTCATCATACCTCCAGGTTTCAGCTAAGACCTCCCCTCAGCCCTTCCTAACTTCCAGGCTGGGTTAAGTACTCATTGTCTTTGTCAGTCTCCTTTGTGGCTCTATTCCAGCTCTGACACTTCATAGCTCATTAACCTTGAGCAACTGACCTCGGTACCTTGAAcctcagtcttcccatctgtgaaatgggcactAAAAGATGCTCACCTGGCAGAGCCTCTGGTATTCGAAGATAAGAAACAATTATCCTGGGAGTTTCCCTTTGTGGTGCcacaaatgaatccgactagtatccatgaggatgtgggttcgatccctggactcagtgggtcagggatctagcattgttgtggattgcagacaaggctcagatgctgtggttgtggttgtggctggcagccatagctcctattggatccctagcctacgAACATCCATTgtcggggtgcagccctaaaaagcaaaagaaaaaaaaaaagaagaaaaacaaacaattattCTCACATTCAGTGCTCACAATAGCTCCGCAGAAGCCCATGGGCTAACTGACAGGGGAGGAAACAGGCTTTTAAGAGATGATATCATTTGCTTGGTACGAggtggagctgggatctgaacccagggcTTTGCAAAGTCCCCCTCTTACCAAGTCAGAGCATTGCACCTTGGAGACCAGGAAGATAACTAAGATGTAGTCCCCTTCCCCAAGGAAGCTATGTTCTGGTGACCAGAGActcaaaaatttacaaaaaacatCCACTTCCTTACCAGGCATAATAGAATGAATATCTCTGAGTCACAAAGTCACATGGACAAGGTTTGAAGATAAAGATAGTGACATTTCCCCTTTGGGAGATGGCTCCTGAGACTCTCTTCTTTTGCCAGAGCTCCTGATACTTGTGGAGAACGAACCTCTTTGCTCTTTAAGACCAGAACTATTACTTCATGATCCACCCTGGGGCTTCCTGACCTCGCAAGCATTCTGGAAGCCTGGTTTTCCCATCGAGCTGTCCTTTGAACAGTGCGATAATGGAACAGTCACAGTTTTCCTTGGCGTGAACATCTTggcttccctgcctcccccacccaggcTTTTCCTTTGCAACAAAGCATTTCTGAGTCAAAAAGATCTCTTGCACCTGGGTCCACATTTGCTCTTAAGGAAACAATGACCCGTCACCATCACTAGTATTCTTAATTCTACATGGTACTCTTACTTCTCACCTATTGGGCTTCTACTGTAAACACTGTAGTGGATTGAAAGCTTTCATCCCCAGTGATACGTCCATGTCCTAACCCCCAGGATCTGTGAACAGgacctcatttggaaaaaagTCTTTGCGGATGTAATTAAGGTTCCTGAGATGCGATCCCTGTAGATGAGCAGGTGGACCCTAAATCCTATGACAAGGGTCCTCCTACACAAAGAAGAatcacagagaagagaaaagaaggtcATAAGAAGACGGAGGTGGCCGTCAGCGTGATGCtgctgcaagccaaggaatgccagcaaCTGCCAGAAGCCAGAAGAGGCAAAGGATTCCCCCCCCAGAGGCTCCAGAGGGAgtgtggccctgctgacaccttgattttggacttagcacctccagaaccgtgagaataAACTCCTCCGGCTCTTAAGGCACACAGCTTGTAGTAATTTGTCATGTCAGCTCTAGGAAATTAAAACAACCGTCTCAGCTATAGAAGTGCCTGCCAGTCACTGCCCCCTGCCCCGTATCATCACTCACATCCTTTGTGACACTCGATCTGTAATTACTAGCCCCCCGCCGCCGCTTTATTTCCTGCTAGTCTGTCTCCTGCCCTGGGCTGTGctctccatgagggcagagaccttGTCCCCACAGACATCTGTTTCTGTGGCTGGAGAAGGGGATGTTTCTGTGGAACAGAACTCAGAATCAATATTTCTGTCCCCAGACAGCAGTCTTGaaagtcaaaaaataacaaataccagagcacacacacagaaaacaaacaaaacaaaacacagcaccAAATTTCAGCAGGAGATCTTAAAACTTTCCCAGGGGGAGCCTTGTTCTTGCCCAGACATTTAATTGAACGTGTATGTGAAGTCAGCCTGCAGCATGTCTGGGGAGCTCACTCGTGGGGCTGCCGGGCTGAACCAACTCCAGGAAACCTCATTACTTTCTAAACGAGAAACGATTTCATTTCCCAGCCATCCTCCGGAGGCAATGCCGTGCAGGGGACAGATCTTACAGATCCAGGTTCTCACGCCAGCTGTTGTGCTCCTTTGCCCAAGGTTTGTCcttaagaaaggaagggagggagttcccgctggggtgcAACAGGATCATCGGTGTCGTCTCTGgcgcgccaggatgcaggttcaattcctgacccagtgcggtgcattaaaggatctggcattgccacagctgtgacacaggtcttggctcggatctgatccctggcctgggaatgccacacgccgtggggtggccaaaaaagaaaaaaaaaaaaaagaagaaaggaaggaaggaagggaggaaggaaagaagatgacACATCTTGTTCCCTGGAATCCCATCTTATCGTGTGATGGTCACAGGAGGGAGATCAGTCCCTGGACTCCCGGAGGCTGGTAGCCTTCAGGGCCTTGAAGACAAAGTGGATGTCAGACTGAAAGAGTATCTTCATCATCGTTGTTGTTGGCAGGGTTACGGTTTATTTAATACCTGCTCCAGGGACTTTTACGCCTCTGAGTTGCCCCACTGTCTCCACACTGTGAGCTGCATATTATCACCCGTCTCATAGGTGTGCACAGAGATGGAGGTTCTGAGGAGTTAAGACACCACCAGAGGCCGAATTCAAATGCAGGTCACCTGACTCTAATGCCCATTGGGCACTGGTGAGGTCATTTCTGAAGctcactggtttctttttttcttttttcttaagggctgtgcgcatggaagttcccaggctatgggttgaatgatagttgcagctgctggcctacaccacagccacatccacaccagattcaagctgtgtcttcaacctatgccacagctcacggcagtgccagatccttaacccactcaggggggccagggatcgaacctgcagcctcatggatcccagttggattcttaacctgctgagccacaatgggaactccttccttggtttctttgttatttcttagaaactgccacattttattttcttgccttagAGCCACAGCATCTGGCTCTTAATCACTTAGTTAATTAGGTGAACAGATACCCACTGTGCTCTCGCCAGATGCTAAACCCTCTACCAGGAACTCAGGGACGCAGCTGTGCAGAGGAGACAAGGTGCATGGTCAGGGGACTCACAGCGGAACAGGTGACACAGAAAAGTGCCTGAGGTGCCTTCCACACCGGGTAACTAATGCCAGCAGGGGGCGACTGTGGGGACCTGCAGGGGCACAGAGCAGTGACATGTGATGGTGGACAGTGGAGGGCATGAATGTAACGAAAGACTTCCCCAAAGAAATGAGTGCTGATTTTGCTTTGAAGGATGACAgcatttctttctatctttttttttttttttttttttagggccgcacatgcaacatatggaggttcccaggctaggggttgaataggagctgctgctgccggcctacaccacagccacagcaacgcaggatccgagccacatctgtgacctacaccacagctcacggcaacatgggacccttaacccactgagcgaggccagggattgaacccaagtcctcatggatcctagtcagtttcctaacccacggagccacaatggaaactccagaaaacatttatttttatgcctaTCCTGTGGCTGAAGGATTTAAAGAGGTTCTGGGCCCAGCCCAGggtaaatggccaataaatatttggtaaatgaaCGActggtggaaaaataaatttgtgatggtttccttttctgctttgcctgccaggaagctcagagccaaAGTGGGAGcatatttatttggtctttttaaggctgcactcacagcatatgaaggttagcaggttaggggtcaaattggtgtggtagcagctggcctacaccacagccacgacaatgccaggtctctaacccactgagcaaggccagggatcgaactcacgtcctcgtggatagtagtcagatgTGTTcccgctgagctacgacaggactCTGGGAACAGATTTTTCAACCTTGCGATCTTGAGACCCCAGACTttctccatccccttctctccaaCCCCGCCACTGCTCCACCCGCTCCCTGCGGCCTCTCGCTTCTTGCCCTTCCTTCTGCAAGGTCTTTGCtccaatgtcacctcctcagtggAGCCACTGCTCTCACTCCTTCTCTGCATTTGTCACCATCTCTCAACTTTGTCACTTATTTGTTCCCTGCTTGACTCCACGCACGAGAATGTCAGCCCTCGGGAGGCAGGAGTCTTGGTGTATATTTGCTGCTGAATCCACCGCACCAGGGATGGTGCCTAGCACAAAGAGCACACCTGATACACCCATGCAGAATGAACAAGCCAGTGAACAAGAAACAATGCAGGACATGTGAGAATTAAGCCAGACAATACCTGTGCGGCAAAAAGCCTGGCACAGGTGAGCCTCAATAACTATTCATAATATTATCACCATCATTAGTAGTAGGAGCAGTAgtgctaatttttttctccagcatTGGCCCACAGATGCTCAGTGAATGTTTGTTGATTGACTGAAGGATGTTAGTAACCTGCGgtcttcctctctcccctaaGCCATGCACGGGACCTTTGTGATTCTGCTGCCACTTAGCCTGATCCTGATGGTTTTTGGGGGGATGACGGGGTTTCTGAGCTTCCTCCTGCgagcctccctcctcctcctgctcacgGGGACCCTCTTTCTCTTTGGAGGTAGGTGCCCACCTTGCATGGGGCCCAGGTCCCAGGCAGGGCTGTGCAGGAAACCCTAGAAGGGAAGGGGTGGAAGTCCATCACTTctgggtctccgtttccccctgCCGTGATCTCATAGCTGGAagggagccacgacaggaactccagaaaataatatAAGTTTAAACAGCCATGGCTGTGGAACTGGACAGAGCATTCTAAGGCATATGGATGgagacctactgtgtgctgggcacgaTCTGGGTACTGGGCAATCCAGGGTCTGCCTTCTGGGACTCTCATGGGGACAGACAGACATTCGTTAGCTAAGTGGTTTCACAAAGTGAATTGCAAAGCTGCAGTTCTGATGTGAGCAGTGAAGGGGAGGTAGTGCCATGAAGCCAGCTCAGGGGGTCCAGGACTCACAGGAGCTGAGATGCCCCATGGACAGGAGTTACTcatggcaggaggggagggggaggggggtgccctgggcagagggaccagcggggggtggggggtgaggctGGGCTGGCGAGGAGGACGGGCAGTGCCGGGGTTTGATCTGCTCTCCTCTgcccccccgcacccccaccctGCAGCCCTGGTGACCCTCGCCGGCATCAGCGTCTATATCGCGTACTCGGCTGCTGCCTTCCGGGAGGCGCTGTGTCTGCTGGAGGAGAAGGCCCTCCTGGACCAGGTGGACATTCGCTTTggctggtccctggccctgggctggaTCAGCTTCATCTCTGAGCTGCTCACCGGGGTGGCCTTCCTGGCAGCAGCCCGTGTGCTCCGCCTAAGGCAGAGGCAGGACCAGGCCATCTGAGCCCGGAAGCCTGGTCGCGGTGTGTGCTGTGTCCACGTGGGATGGAGGAGGCCTAGAGTGTGGCACCCCAAAAGGAACCAAATCGCCCCCTTAATCATGTGCAGACCTTACAGAATGCCACCTCCGTGCACCTCCTCTGGCTTCATTtcaccctcaccccagcccttTGGATGCGTTCCTCTTCTTTGTTAAGGAAACAGAAGACCAGAGAGGTTAGGCAAGTGGGGCAGAGACACACAGCGAGCTAGCGGCAGAGTTTTCGCCCCGAAAACCAGCGCTCTCTCCTTTATCACAGCTTTTCCGAGCAGGCTCCTGGTCGGGCTGGCTGCAGCGTGGTTCCTATGTGGAGGGTGCTGCACCGAAGACCCTGGGCTTCTTGCTTCCCGTGACCCGGAACCATGCAGGAGGCCCTGGGGGACACCTGAGGGAAGACACAGAGAACCGGGCTCCTCAGCAACCAGGCGTGGGGCGTGGGATGGTCGTGTCACCAGCCCTGGGGCAGTAAAGGTTTTGCTGCGATGACTCTCTGTGGCCAGACTAGCTTGAGAAACCTGCTAGTCGTCCCAGAGTTGGAAGCCCAGAGTCATCCCTGAGTTGAAAGCCCCTGCTGGACAGTCTGATTGTCCGTGGCCCCGTTCGTTCGTGTGTCACTTCACCGATGCCAGGAGGCGGGGGCAGGCCAGCAAGCGCCCAGTTGGCAGAGAGGGTGATGCTGAGGGCTCACCAGCAAGCTCGCCATGGGGGAAGAGGATTATCAGCACTCACAGCTCGTGGGGAAGAAAAATCCTCAAAACACCACCAACGACTCTGGCTCTGCACGTAGCCTTCATTCCAAACACTAAGCGAGAGCTCAAGACACCCAAGCCTGGGATAGAAAGGATTTCCATCGAAGTGTTGATGGGATCCAGTTTCCAGGGGGTAAAGTACAAGACTGGTGAGATCCAGACACCTCCAGTGTCACCCGCTAAGCCCTCCCgcaccccctgagcaaggccactgGGATCAGTGGATCTCAGCTCTGACTTTCCCTGCAGTCACCCAGGGAATGAAAAGAATGCGGGTGCTGCCCCAGGCCACAAAGGAAATCACAGTCTCTAAGGGTGGGGTCCCAGCATCACTAGCTTCGCAAATTGCGCTGTTTTCCCTGGgatggcctgggctgggctgtcaCAGACGTCTGCGTGTGACTTTATCTctgcagggagggcttcctggggtGCCAGTCTCAGGTTCTGTTGGAAACAAACCTTAAGAAATGCCTGGTGTTTGGTTCATACCAGCACCTCTCAAATTTATGGGAATCTTAGGAAAACGCAGCCTCTAGGCTGGGGGCGGGACCTGCGACTGTGCGAGGATTGGTAaagtgtaaacacacacacacacacacacacacacacacacacacacacacagagtctccTGTAAAGCAGCAGGGGTTTTTAAGTTGCTTCTACGCCAGCACCAGAGGTCTGTACTCAGTCAGGG includes:
- the TMEM114 gene encoding transmembrane protein 114 isoform X2 produces the protein MRVHLGAVAGAAALTGALSFVLLAAAIGTDFWYIIDTERLERSGPGAQDPAGGANRSQLEPLSSHSGLWRTCRVQSPCAPLMNPFWQENVTVSDSSRQLLTLVTLAGISVYIAYSAAAFREALCLLEEKALLDQVDIRFGWSLALGWISFISELLTGVAFLAAARVLRLRQRQDQAI
- the TMEM114 gene encoding transmembrane protein 114 isoform X1, whose translation is MRVHLGAVAGAAALTGALSFVLLAAAIGTDFWYIIDTERLERSGPGAQDPAGGANRSQLEPLSSHSGLWRTCRVQSPCAPLMNPFWQENVTVSDSSRQLLTMHGTFVILLPLSLILMVFGGMTGFLSFLLRASLLLLLTGTLFLFGALVTLAGISVYIAYSAAAFREALCLLEEKALLDQVDIRFGWSLALGWISFISELLTGVAFLAAARVLRLRQRQDQAI